In one window of Vibrio sp. JC009 DNA:
- a CDS encoding nuclear transport factor 2 family protein — protein MINILIPLSGKNTFKVNSVNSFPKFLSEVNGKLLIEHAAEPFTSLGMEKKIIVAVPEKQSEKYKLNSIIRLLGEDIQTCLINGNTQGAVCSALLAVESLDLDSPLIISSFEQVLELDLTPYIQDFIEESADAGVFTFEAIHPKWSYVKIGEYGNVTESAEKVPISKHAIAGLYYYKTARSFVEAAKSVIRKDVKTNDSFFISSTLNEIILNEGVVRAVKIDNKKYFHINDEHTLENFEIKLSEDREKHKKAIKRRSEDYIVAFDSKDINLVSGFFSDDFSLTDPSASIQGKKEVCEYIAGIFNNVRELSFSSKNIFITGELQSIIEFELIVDGQTLIGTDVIQWNKELEMVSMDAYLYEVNNGQA, from the coding sequence ATGATTAATATTTTGATCCCCTTGTCTGGAAAGAACACATTCAAAGTAAATTCCGTAAACTCTTTCCCTAAGTTTTTAAGTGAAGTGAACGGAAAGCTATTGATTGAGCATGCAGCAGAGCCGTTTACATCTTTGGGAATGGAAAAAAAAATCATAGTTGCTGTACCTGAAAAACAGTCAGAAAAATACAAGCTGAATAGTATAATTAGGTTGCTAGGTGAGGATATTCAAACATGCCTCATCAACGGTAATACACAGGGTGCGGTATGCTCGGCTCTTTTAGCTGTTGAGAGTTTAGACTTAGATTCGCCATTAATTATTTCTAGTTTTGAACAGGTTTTAGAGTTGGATCTGACACCATATATTCAAGATTTTATTGAAGAGAGTGCTGATGCTGGTGTCTTTACATTTGAGGCTATCCACCCTAAATGGTCATATGTAAAAATAGGTGAATACGGAAATGTTACTGAGTCAGCAGAAAAGGTACCTATTAGCAAACATGCCATCGCTGGACTGTATTACTACAAAACAGCCCGATCATTTGTCGAGGCAGCAAAGTCAGTTATTCGTAAAGATGTAAAAACTAATGATAGCTTTTTTATTTCATCTACTTTAAATGAAATAATCTTAAATGAAGGCGTAGTTCGGGCTGTTAAAATTGACAATAAAAAGTATTTTCATATAAATGACGAACATACGCTTGAGAATTTTGAAATAAAATTGTCTGAAGATAGAGAAAAACATAAAAAAGCAATAAAACGAAGATCAGAGGACTATATAGTTGCTTTTGACAGTAAGGATATTAATTTGGTTTCTGGATTCTTTTCAGATGATTTTTCATTGACCGATCCAAGTGCCTCTATCCAAGGAAAGAAAGAGGTTTGCGAGTATATCGCTGGAATATTTAATAACGTAAGAGAGCTTTCTTTTTCCAGTAAGAATATATTTATTACAGGTGAGCTACAGAGCATCATAGAATTTGAACTAATTGTCGATGGGCAAACCTTAATTGGAACAGATGTGATACAGTGGAATAAAGAGCTGGAAATGGTTTCCATGGACGCTTATCTGTATGAGGTTAATAATGGACAAGCATAA
- a CDS encoding glycosyltransferase family 2 protein, translated as MLNIVIPMAGRGSRFSKEGYELPKPLIDVNGKHMIEVVINNLKPECDHRFIFVCQQEHIDKYNLENIFSKACDNFEIIGIDGVTEGAAVTVMKAEQYIDNAEPLMIANSDQWIDADINVYLKDMDDRQLQGSMLTMTADDPKWSYAKVGENGLVTEVVEKVVVSDEATVGIYNFAKGSEFCSFANQMIERDIRSNGEFYVAPVYTFMAEQGSKIGVFNIGSEAHGMYGLGIPSDLTLFLGSDVCEKATNF; from the coding sequence GTGTTAAATATTGTGATTCCTATGGCTGGGCGTGGAAGTCGGTTTAGTAAAGAAGGATATGAACTGCCTAAACCTTTAATTGATGTGAATGGAAAGCATATGATCGAGGTTGTAATCAATAACCTCAAACCTGAATGTGATCATCGTTTTATCTTCGTTTGCCAACAAGAGCATATAGATAAGTACAACCTAGAAAATATTTTCTCGAAAGCGTGTGATAATTTTGAGATCATTGGTATAGATGGCGTTACGGAAGGTGCAGCTGTTACAGTTATGAAAGCTGAGCAGTATATAGACAATGCAGAACCATTGATGATAGCGAACTCTGATCAATGGATAGATGCTGATATTAATGTATATCTTAAAGATATGGATGATCGTCAACTTCAAGGTAGCATGCTTACAATGACAGCGGACGATCCTAAATGGTCTTATGCAAAAGTAGGTGAAAATGGCCTGGTTACCGAAGTTGTTGAAAAAGTTGTCGTATCCGATGAAGCGACCGTTGGAATTTACAACTTTGCAAAAGGCTCTGAGTTTTGCAGCTTTGCGAACCAAATGATTGAACGAGACATAAGAAGCAATGGTGAGTTTTATGTTGCTCCTGTCTATACATTTATGGCAGAACAAGGAAGTAAGATAGGTGTGTTCAATATTGGTAGTGAAGCTCATGGTATGTATGGACTAGGAATACCATCAGATCTGACACTGTTTTTAGGCTCAGATGTGTGCGAGAAAGCAACGAATTTTTAG
- a CDS encoding glycosyltransferase: MKVLHVYRTCFPETKGGVEQVIRFISTGAQQYGVETKILSLSDEHDKAFLHDGSEIILKKKSWEIASNGFSLGLISEFKKLAEWADIIHYHYPWPTGDILNLFDKNTPSVLTYHSDIVRQKFLKVLYSPLERYFLKHVTRIAPTSPQYVASSKTLSEYKDKIEVIPLGIDPSAYGKCPDELIETWKNSVGDSFFLFVGVLRYYKGLEFLIKAAEINRLPVVIAGDGPLRKELESLVREKGLANVKFVGFISEEDKVALLNLCQAFVFPSHLRSEAFGVSLLEAQLFKKAIISCDVGTGSSYVNIDGETGLVVEKENYQQISDAMITLNENMELRQQLGKNGYERFNNLFTAEILTKSYYKLYTSLLNTN, from the coding sequence ATGAAAGTGCTACATGTCTATAGAACCTGTTTTCCAGAGACCAAAGGAGGGGTGGAGCAAGTTATTCGCTTTATTTCTACTGGAGCACAACAGTACGGGGTTGAAACAAAAATTTTGTCATTATCGGACGAACACGATAAGGCTTTTTTACATGATGGTAGTGAAATAATACTAAAGAAAAAAAGTTGGGAAATTGCATCCAATGGTTTTTCTTTAGGCTTAATAAGTGAATTTAAAAAACTAGCCGAATGGGCTGACATCATCCATTACCACTACCCGTGGCCAACAGGTGACATACTAAACTTATTTGACAAAAATACACCTTCGGTACTAACTTATCACTCGGATATAGTCAGACAAAAGTTTTTGAAAGTATTATATTCGCCACTAGAAAGGTACTTTCTTAAACACGTAACTCGTATTGCACCCACATCACCACAATATGTTGCATCAAGTAAAACACTATCTGAGTACAAAGATAAAATAGAGGTTATTCCTCTTGGGATTGACCCCAGTGCTTATGGTAAGTGTCCTGATGAACTCATTGAAACATGGAAAAACAGTGTTGGTGACTCATTCTTTCTGTTTGTAGGTGTTCTTCGCTATTACAAAGGGCTTGAGTTTCTGATAAAAGCAGCAGAAATAAACAGGCTTCCCGTTGTTATCGCAGGAGATGGGCCTTTACGAAAAGAGCTAGAATCGTTGGTAAGAGAGAAGGGCTTGGCGAACGTAAAATTTGTCGGATTTATTTCAGAGGAAGATAAAGTAGCTTTATTAAACTTATGTCAAGCCTTCGTATTTCCTTCGCACCTAAGATCTGAAGCATTTGGTGTATCCCTGCTAGAAGCGCAGCTTTTCAAAAAGGCCATTATCAGCTGCGATGTCGGCACTGGTTCAAGCTATGTAAATATTGATGGTGAAACAGGCCTTGTTGTCGAAAAAGAAAACTATCAACAAATCTCAGACGCAATGATCACTCTCAATGAAAACATGGAACTGCGCCAACAGTTGGGGAAAAACGGATATGAAAGGTTCAATAACCTTTTTACGGCGGAGATTCTTACAAAGAGCTACTACAAGCTATATACAAGCCTTCTGAACACAAACTAA